In Candidatus Babeliales bacterium, the DNA window GTATAATGTTCTCTTTAAGTGCTGCAACAAGTATTGAGTCATCATGATTAAAACGAATCAATTTTGCATGACTATTCAATGTATGTACCGGCTTTGTGCAATATCTGAGCAGTTTATTCTTTACTGATAATATAATATTTTTGGCAATTTCCGTTTCTAAAGTAATATCCAAATATTCTGGATTATATCCCTTCTTAATTTTTTTTGTTAAAGCATGAATGAGATCTTTTTTTACCGGATTATCATTTGCAAAATCAGAATTAAGATAATTGAACATGACTAATAATTTATTGAGATAATCACCACAATATTTAGATAATTTTGATTTTCTTGTCTCTGAAGTATAATTGATAATTTGATTGAGCTTATCAAAATCAGATTTTTTAATAGATTTACCAAATTTATATTCTGGTAAAAGATTTAAGAAATTAATTGATGGATTTTTACTATGGTTGAACAACATTTCTAAAACCGAAAAATTATCTTGAATAAATTTTTTATCATAAATTCCATATTGAGTATAACCTAAATTATTTTTTTCAAATTTAATAATCGCTTTTTCTGCATTCGGTTTATATAACTTGTGATTATATAATGAATCAATATAAGAACCTGAAACTACACATTCATTATTGAACGGCTTTGCAAGCTCCATCGCTTGTAAACTATTGCCGAAAACTATCAGAAATAACATTAGAGTTTTTTCCATTTGATCACTGTTTTTTATCAATTTTATAATACTAATTTGAAAATTATCCATGCATATTAGGATATAGATTTTTTTAAAAAACACAATTCTATTTTCAACTAGAAACAATTGCTTGATTGCGCATTGAGCGTATTGTTTCATATAGAAAATAAAAAATAATTCTGTATTAAAAATTTAATTTTGTTTTTCGATAGTTTCTTGGATAAATTATTGTTATAATACTGAAATGATTCCATTAAAACTACAGATAAAAAATTTTTTAAGTTATGGCAGCAAACTGCAAACAATTGATTTTGGGCCATACCCTCTTATTTGTTTAAGCGGTAAAAATGGCCATGGCAAATCGGCATTGCTTGATGCCATGACTTGGGCTATTTGGGGGCAAGCACGTAAAACATCTGGTACTTCAAAGCCGGATGCACATTTGCTCAGGCTTGGGCAAACTTCAATGTTAGTTATTTTTGATTTTTTATTTAACAATCAAACTTATCGTGTTAAACGAGAATTTACTGCAACAAAAAGTGGCAATTCATACTCCACCGTAGAATTCGGCATTTTGGATGCAACTACTGAAACATTTCATCCTCTTACTGATAAAACAATTCGAGAAACACAAAAAAAAATTGAATGCCTTATTGGTTTAACTTTTGATGCTTTTGTTAATACCGCCTTTTTACGGCAAGGTCATGCCAATGAATTTTCAAAAAAAACGCCCAAAGAACGCAAAGATATTCTTGCTAGTATTTTACAATTAGACCAGTATGAAACATTGCGTAAGCTAACCCAAGAAGAAATAAAAAAACTTCAAGAACAGATCAATCATCTGAAATTTCAAGAAGAACAAATTAATACGCAATTACAAGAAGAACAAACACTCGTTGAAAATAAAGCTACGGTGATTCGTAATTTAGAAACTATTAAACAAAAGCTTGATGAATATCAAATTCAGT includes these proteins:
- a CDS encoding AAA family ATPase — protein: MIPLKLQIKNFLSYGSKLQTIDFGPYPLICLSGKNGHGKSALLDAMTWAIWGQARKTSGTSKPDAHLLRLGQTSMLVIFDFLFNNQTYRVKREFTATKSGNSYSTVEFGILDATTETFHPLTDKTIRETQKKIECLIGLTFDAFVNTAFLRQGHANEFSKKTPKERKDILASILQLDQYETLRKLTQEEIKKLQEQINHLKFQEEQINTQLQEEQTLVENKATVIRNLETIKQKLDEYQIQLNKLEIQKNALIKKQEEYSLLIYKLDELKKEKVKNEHSLLTLFNEWRTTNKKQHKISNIQEIIQQKELLTQKLFTLQHEQQQILELRERFFKIKELEQQTINNAKEEHLASLKKKEVMIERLNVEHVYLVSKNKELAEQLQLLEQEKNNIGTEQLNVTNHIQKYKELSQQCALIEKQFEKRKNYYHLWVARANSLKQENQGIDQKHLLVKDTSNPSCPLCEQNLSASRKRFL